CAGCCGCCGGGACATCGGGACGCGGTGGCGGTGACCTCCCGTGGCACGCCAGGCCCTGCTTGCCCTGGCCCTCCTGCGGTGACGCCTACGCCCAGCTCGCGGCCGGGTTCGGCATCGGGATCGCCACCGTCCATCATCGGCATCTCACCCTGGGACGGCGGGAAGAGCGGGCTCGGTTCGAAGATCTGTTCTTCCGGGCGGGGCGGTCTTATGATCACCGGCATGCACTCCGCCCTGGTCCTGATCGACCTGATGCCGCGCATCATCGCTCTTCCTCTCGCTCCCCACACGGGAGTGGAAGTGCTGGAGCGCGGCCGCGAGCTGGCCGAGTCGTTCCGGGCACGGAAGCGACCCGTGGTGATGGTACGGGTGGAACGTCCGGGCGTCGCGGAACAGCCGCCCGGCAGCGACTTCGCCGACGGCCTGGTGCACGACGGCGACATCGTGGTGGTCAAGCAAACGGTCGGTGCCTTCTACGGAACCGGCCTGGATGAGCGCCTGCGCGCCCTGGACGTGGACACGCTGGTGATCGCCGGACTGGTGACCACGATGGGCGTCGAGTCCACTGCGCGGGCCGCGTCCGACTACGGTTACCAGCTGGAGTTCGTGGTCGACGCGATGTCCGGACTGGCCGCGGACGAACACGACTTCGCCGTGGAGCGTGTCTTCCCCCGCTTCGGCGAGGTGCGGAAGACCTCTGACTACCGGTGACACCGCCCCACGTGCCCTCGTTCACTGACTAGCCGGGGGCCCAGGAGCGTCGTCGCCGGAACAGCGGCCGGCACCTTGCCCCATCGTCGGCGGCATGGAGCTGCGCCGCGTCCCCTCCACCGTGCGCCGGGAGACGGTCGCTCGAACCGATCTCGTCGGATCCGGCCGTATCCCGGCGCGGAACACTGTCGCGTGGCGCATGCCGGGCATACCCGACCCCGGCAGCCCCGGCAGCCCCGGCAGCCCCGGCAGCCCGGCCCGGTCCACCCGGGCCCCGAAGCGTCCGCAGCATCAGTCGCCCGCCCAGTGTGGTGCGGCCCGGCAAGGGCCCGGCCCCGCCCCCGAGATGGAGGGCAGGGCCGGACCGATCCAAGGTGAGACGTCAGGAGACGTAGAGGCGCGTGGGCTTCGGGAAGTTGCTCCGGTAGCCCTTCAGCTCACGGATGTCGGACGGCTTGAGCTTGATGCAGCCGGCCGACTTGTAGTCGCCGTTGCCGTCCCAGCGCGTCGGCTCGGTCCTGCCCTGCTTGCCGTTGGACTTCATCTCGCTGTGGATGAACAGCGCGTCGCGCTTGGTGCCCTTCTTCCCGTTCGCCTTGCACCGCTTGTCCTGGAGCTTCCAGACGATGCCGTTGATGGTGCCGGCGAAGTTGTTCTTGAAATACTCGATCTTGTAGTCGCCGCTGGGCAGCCAGCCCACGTTGCTCTGGCAGGGGTTCTGCCCGACCTTCCTCTTGGCGTTCTTCGCGTCGCCCAGGCCCGACCCCGCGCGCCAGCTGTCGAGCACGTACGAGCGCGTCTTGTCGGGGCTGATCTGCCGGACGTGGATCAGCGACAGGCGGGAGTTCGAAGGGTCCTTCTTGTTCTTCTTGAACTGGAGGTAGGTGTAGCTCCTCGCGGCCGCGGACGCCTTGGCCGTCGTCACCTCGGCCGACTGCGGAGCCGCCACCGTCGAAGCCGTCGAAGCCGTCGCCGACGCCGACACCGGGGCCGATGCCTGCGCCCCCGCCGCCGCCGGGACCAGCCCCACCACCACGGCTGCCGCTCCCGCGGTCGCCAGGGCCTTCAGGGACCGGTGCGCGGGCTTGGCCGAACGTGTCGTGATCATGAAGGGTTCCTCCCCGTCAGTGCCCCGTGACCGGGGCTGCCTCCGGCCCCGACCGGGCCGGCAACACCGAGTTCACCAGCGCCGACGGTTGTTCAGCAGGCCCCCTCCGCCGGACCGAACAAACACGAAACCGCCGGTCGGCGACCGGATCGGCGCTTGCCGCACCCCTGGTGGGCTCCCTAGCCTGGCCCGTCGTGCGCAGACGCACCCGCGCACAGGGGGACGGGGGGAGACACACCATGGGGCGTCGCGAGACACCGGTCGATCCGAACGCGGGACCGGTCCAGCGGTTCGCGTACGAGCTGCGCAAGCTGCGTCAGGAGGCCGGCGGCCTCACCTACCGCGAGATGGCCCGGCGCGCCCACTACTCCGTCACCTCCCTCTCGCAGGCGGCGGCCGGCGAGCACCTGCCCTCGCTGGCGGTCACCCGCGCCTACGTCACGGCCTGCGGGGGCGATCCGGACGAATGGGAGCGGCGCTGGCGCGAGACGGAGGCGGAGGCACTGGCCGCGAGCGCCCGGGAGGACGACGTCGCCGAGGCCGCCCCGTACCAGGGGCTCGCCCGGTTCGAACCTGCCGACCACGACCGGTTCTTCGGGCGGGTCGAACTGACCGCCGTGCTACGGCAGTCGGTCGCCGAGCACCGCTTCACCGCCGTGTTCGGCCCCTCCGGCAGCGGCAAGTCCTCCCTGCTGCGGGCGGGGCTCATCCCCGCGCTGCGGCGCGACGGCCACGCAGGCACCGCCACCGCCACCGCCACCGTCACCACAACCGTCACCGCCACCGTCACCGCCAGTGCCGCCGCTGTGCCGGTCCGCCTCGCGGCCATCCGCGTCCTGACTCCCGGCGAGCACCCCATGACCACGCATGCCGCGGCGCTGCGCCCCCGCGACGGCGACGACGCGGCCGGGGACACGCTCGTCGTCGTGGACCAGTTCGAGGAGGTGTACACGCTCTGCCGCGACCAGGCCGAACGTGCCGCGTTCATCGACCTGCTGCTGGCCGCCCGCCGTCCGGACAGCCGCCTGCGGGTCGTCATCGCGGTACGGGCGGACTTCTACGCCCGCTGCGCCGAGCACCGCGACCTGGCCGGGGCGCTGCGCGAGACGAGCGTGCTCGTGGGCCCCATGAGCCAGGCGGAGCTCCGTGAGGTCGTCGTCAGGCCGGCCCAGGCGGCCGGGCTGATCGTCGAACGCTCCCTCACCGCCCGGCTCGTGCGGGAGGTCGAGGGCCGCCCCGGCGGCCTGCCGCTGCTGTCGCACGTCCTGCGCGAGACCTGGCGGCGGCGCCGCGGCCGGGCGCTCACGGAGGAGGCGTACCACGCCGCGGGAGGGCTGGAAGGCGCCATCGCCCAGAGCGCCGAGGACGTCCACTCCCGCCTCTCGCCCGCGCAGGCCGACCTCGCCAGGCTGCTGATGCTGCGGCTGATCGCACCGGGCGAGGGCTCCCAGGACACCCGCCGTCCCGCACCCCGCGCCGAGCTCGACATCGCTGCACCCGAGGACGTCGCCCATGTACTGGACCGGCTGGCCGGCGCCCGGCTGGTCACGCTCGACGACGACACGGTCAGCCTGGCCCACGAGGCACTGATCACCGCCTGGCCCCGGCTCGGCGCCTGGATCGAGGAGGACCGCGAACGCCTGCGCGCCCACCGCCGTCTGACGGAGGCCGCTCGCGGCTGGGACGACCTCGGCCGCGAGAACGGCGCCTTGTACCGGGGCGCCCGCCTGGTCGCCGCCGAGGAGCACTTCCGCACTGAGCCCGGACGGCCCGCCGCGCTCACCGCGGTCGAGGACGCCTTCCTGACCGCCTCTCTCGCCGGCCGCACCCGGGAACGCCGGCGCCGCCGCGCCCTGACCGCAGCGCTGTCCTGCCTGTTGGTCCTGGCCCTCCTCGCCGTCGGTGTCGCGTGGCAGGAGAGCCGTACGAGCGACCGCAGGCGCGTCGAGGCGGAGGCCGGGCGCCTCGCCGCCGTCGCCGAGGGACTGCGCCTGACCGACCCGCTCAAGGCGATGCGCCTGAGCGTCGCCGCCTGGCGCCTCGCACCCACCCCGCAGACCCGGTCCGCCCTGCTGGGCGCCCTCGGGCAGAAGGAGCAGGACGTCTTCACCCTTCCGGACGCCGCTCCCGGGGCCGCCGAGCGCTATCTGACCGCCGACGGCCGCTCGCTGGTGTCCGTCGCCCCGGACCGCGTCGACACCTGGGACGTACGCACTCACCGTCGCACCCACACGCACGTCCACACCCCCGCCCGAGCCGGCGCGGACCCCGGCGAGGGGGACAGCGCGCCCTGGACGACGCTCAGCCCGGACGGCCGCACCCTGGCGCTGCTGGAGGAGGACGGCATACGACTCCTGGACGTGCGCACCGGTCGCGGGACGGGCCGTCTCCCCGTGCCGTCCGCCATGAGCGCGAAGTTCGGCCCGGACGGCCGCACTCTTGTGGTGCAGAGCTGGGGGGAGGAGTTCGACGACCCGGCCGGCGTGCAGGTCTGGGACGTCGCGCGGCGGCGTCAGCTGCTGGCCTTCCCCATCGGGGACGAGGAAGCCGTCCAGGACAGCGCCGTCAGCCCCGACGGCCGCTGGCTCGCCCTGTGCACGGACAAACGTCCCCTGGAGATCCGCAGCCTCCGGCCCGCCCCCGGCACGGCGGGCACCGGCCGCGGCGGGAAACTGCCGCTGCCGTGGCTGCCCGGCGCGGGCAAGGACCACTGCTTCGAGGGCGGCTTCGCCTTCACCCCCGACAGCCGTGCCATCGCTCTGGTCACCGGCAGCGGCATCCGCGCCCGGGACCTGCGCAGCGGCCGTACCGTGTTCCGGCTCGCGGCCTCAGGGGTCCAGCACTTCGGGCTCAGCTCCGACGGCCGGTTCGCCGTGGCCGCCACCCTCGCCAACGAGATCCTGCTGTGGCGCACCGCGAGCACCGCAGCCCCGGTGTTCCGCTACACGCTGGTCAACGAGACCCCCTACGCCCTGCGCCTCGACGTCGCCGGGGGCGCCATACGGTACGCCTCCAGCAGCGGAGCGATCGTCCGGTCGCTGACCCTGGGCCGCGCCGTGACCGGCGGCTGGCGCGACCGGGCGACCGACGAGGCCGAGTGGAGCCCGGACGGCCGGCTGCTGGCCACCGTGGGCGGCGCCGGTGACCGGTCCGCGTACCGGCTGCTGGACGACCACGGCCGGCTCCTCGACGAGCTGCCGGGCGCCCCCTGCCCGCCAGTCCCGGCGGACGAGCCGTCGGAAGACGTACCCGAGGACGCGGACGGCGACGTCACGGCGGCCGGGCAGGGCACGGCGAGTGACGAATGGACGGCGGCCTCGGAAAGGACGGCGGCCGGCGGAGCCACCGCGGGCGCGGAGGGCACCACGGCCGACGGGGAACCGGCAGGAGCCCGCC
The Streptomyces roseofulvus genome window above contains:
- a CDS encoding isochorismatase family protein, encoding MHSALVLIDLMPRIIALPLAPHTGVEVLERGRELAESFRARKRPVVMVRVERPGVAEQPPGSDFADGLVHDGDIVVVKQTVGAFYGTGLDERLRALDVDTLVIAGLVTTMGVESTARAASDYGYQLEFVVDAMSGLAADEHDFAVERVFPRFGEVRKTSDYR
- a CDS encoding DNA-binding protein; this encodes MGRRETPVDPNAGPVQRFAYELRKLRQEAGGLTYREMARRAHYSVTSLSQAAAGEHLPSLAVTRAYVTACGGDPDEWERRWRETEAEALAASAREDDVAEAAPYQGLARFEPADHDRFFGRVELTAVLRQSVAEHRFTAVFGPSGSGKSSLLRAGLIPALRRDGHAGTATATATVTTTVTATVTASAAAVPVRLAAIRVLTPGEHPMTTHAAALRPRDGDDAAGDTLVVVDQFEEVYTLCRDQAERAAFIDLLLAARRPDSRLRVVIAVRADFYARCAEHRDLAGALRETSVLVGPMSQAELREVVVRPAQAAGLIVERSLTARLVREVEGRPGGLPLLSHVLRETWRRRRGRALTEEAYHAAGGLEGAIAQSAEDVHSRLSPAQADLARLLMLRLIAPGEGSQDTRRPAPRAELDIAAPEDVAHVLDRLAGARLVTLDDDTVSLAHEALITAWPRLGAWIEEDRERLRAHRRLTEAARGWDDLGRENGALYRGARLVAAEEHFRTEPGRPAALTAVEDAFLTASLAGRTRERRRRRALTAALSCLLVLALLAVGVAWQESRTSDRRRVEAEAGRLAAVAEGLRLTDPLKAMRLSVAAWRLAPTPQTRSALLGALGQKEQDVFTLPDAAPGAAERYLTADGRSLVSVAPDRVDTWDVRTHRRTHTHVHTPARAGADPGEGDSAPWTTLSPDGRTLALLEEDGIRLLDVRTGRGTGRLPVPSAMSAKFGPDGRTLVVQSWGEEFDDPAGVQVWDVARRRQLLAFPIGDEEAVQDSAVSPDGRWLALCTDKRPLEIRSLRPAPGTAGTGRGGKLPLPWLPGAGKDHCFEGGFAFTPDSRAIALVTGSGIRARDLRSGRTVFRLAASGVQHFGLSSDGRFAVAATLANEILLWRTASTAAPVFRYTLVNETPYALRLDVAGGAIRYASSSGAIVRSLTLGRAVTGGWRDRATDEAEWSPDGRLLATVGGAGDRSAYRLLDDHGRLLDELPGAPCPPVPADEPSEDVPEDADGDVTAAGQGTASDEWTAASERTAAGGATAGAEGTTADGEPAGARPEPAAGTAPPESSCSDRLAFSPDGGYLAYGRALQGIDPDTAEPQLITVWDVRARRVLAKLDLGEGGTPLPEDELPLDLSGIALGADGRTLAVSRTGEREVLELWDVPARKRLRTLADFSGEELVLRPDGGTAVSWADSVADLPTGRVRRRVLGGDDTTALAFSPDGTRLAAGDLLGRVTIWDGDLRARLGTLAGTHTGARHVEDEAVSALAFSPDATVLAVAGNSGTLQLWDTASHHLLGAALPTPGDTIRALAFAPDGTTLRAAGAHVLVQAYDIDPDRAAAALCARLGTGLSPSDWKTYAPGVPYRETC